Genomic window (Moraxella haemolytica):
ACATGGCAAGGGTACAGATGCCATCATCAAAACCTGTGTGAATGGTTGGTTACGCCAAATCCCTGATGTGATGGCGTTCGTCTCTGCTCCTGCTAATGATGGTGGTACTGGGGCAGTACTTGTACTACTAAAACGCAATAAAATCAATATGTAATAAGTCATTCATAATAAAAAAACCAATCATTAAGATTGGTTTTTTTATTACAGTCATCAATCTGCAATTTTTTCACCATGAATGGCAAGGTCAAGACCTTGATATTCTTCTTCGGCATCTACACGCAGTCCCATGGTTTTTTTAATAATCACGCCAATAATAAATGTCATCACCGCACCATACATCAAGGTGGCAATTACCCCCTCAATCTGTAGCCAAAGTTGCTCCAACAACGGCACATTAGCGACCTCAGGATACAAGGTAGGACTTACAAAAACACCCGTTAAAATTGCACCAATGACACCACCTATACCATGTAGCCCAAAAGCATCTAGTGCATCATCTACACCTAGGCGTTTTTTTACATAATAAATCATCACAAAACACCCCAAAGCGGTCAGCACACCGATCGCCATCGCACCAAATACATCCACAAAGCCTGCCGCAGGTGTAACCCCAACCAGACCTGCTACCGCACCAGATGCCCCTCCTAACGCAGACGCCTTGCCACGCTTCATGTATTCTGCCATCAGCCAAGTGATTGCACCAACTGCCGCAGCTACCTGAGTGGTGATTAAAGCCATCACAGCATGACCATTAGCACCCAATGCCGAGCCTCCATTAAAGCCAAACCAACCCACCCAAATCAAACCTGTGCCAATGAGCGTCAATGTTAAGTTTGCAGGAGCAAGATTGCTTTTGCCATAATCACGGCGACTGCCCAATAAATAGGCCAACACCAGACCACCCACACCAGCATTGATATGCACCACCGTACCACCTGCAAAATCAAGTGCATCGCCGGTCAGCCACCCACCGCCCCACACCCAATAACATACAGGCACATATACCAGCAGTGTCCAAGCCCCAGCAAACACCATAAATGAGCCAAATTTAATGCGCTCAGCGAGCGAACCTGCCAAAATTGCCATGGCGATGATTGCAAATGTTAATTGAAACATAACCATTAGTAATTTTGGGATACTACCATCTAATTCCTCCAACCTAATGTTATGCAGCATCACATAATCAAGCCCACCAATAAAAGCATTCATAGAGTCTTCTGAGAATGCAAGCGAATAACCTATCACAACCCACACAACAGAAACGACCGCTGCCGAGCCTAGACTGTGCATCATGGTAGATAAGATATTTTTCTTACGCACCATACCTGCATAAAATAATGCAAGCCCTGGAATGGTCATCATCAAAACTAAGGCGGTCGCTGTCAATACCCAAGCTGTATCACCGGTATCAAGCATAGGCTCACTCGCCATGACCACAACAGGCAACACCCCCGCAAACCCCAAGCCAAATTGGCTGATTAATTTTTTCATTTTTACCACCTTTTGCTGATTTTTATAAAGCCTCTTCACCCATTTCGCCTGTGCGAATACGCACAATCTCATCTAACGACTGCACAAAAATTTTACCATCGCCAATCTTTCTTGTATTGGCAGCACCTGCAATGGCACTGACCACATCATCAACCAAACTCTCACTCACAGCCACCTCTATCTTTAGTTTGGGCAAAAAATCCACCACATATTCAGCACCACGATACATTTCGGCATGACCTTTTTGACGCCCAAAACCCTTAACCTCCGTGATTGTCATGCCATGAATACCCATCGCCATTAACGCTTCTCTAACATCATCTAGCTTAAATGGCTTGATGATTGCAATGACTAATTTCATAATATAATCCTATGATGATACAAGTAAAACTTATAATTTAGTTGTAGTATGCCAAAAAACACTCAAAATAAAAAATGGTTTATTTTAATAAAAAAAAGACTATTTATTATTTTTTATTATGATAATATAATATTTTCAAATATTTAAAAAATCACCAATCTATTTACAAGCATCCATAGAAATTCGTAAAATACAGCTTTTATTCTTAATTATTTGGATAGTTTATGACAGACACTCTGACCATCGGCATCGTTGCAGGTGAAATCTCAGGTGATGCACTGGGTGCAGACTTTATGCAACAAATGAATAAACTACACCCAAACATTTGCTGGGTCGGCGTGGGTGGTCATGGCATGATACAAATGGGATTAAAGCCCATCATTGATATGGAACGCTTATCCGTCATGGGTTTGGCTGAAGTACTTAAACATTTGCCCGACTTATTTCGTGCCAAAAAAGAGATTCTTCGTGCCTTTGATAAAAATCAGATTGATATCTTTATTGGTATTGACGCACCAGACTTTAATCTAAGATTGGGCAAGACCCTAAAACCCAAAGGCGTATTCTGCGTGCAGATGGTCAGCCCAAGCATCTGGGCATGGCGTGAAAATCGCATTCACAGCATCAAGGCAGCGACCAATTTGGTATTGTGCCTATTTCCTTTTGAACTGCCTGTCTATGCCAAACATCATCACCCTGCAGTGTGCATCGGACATCCGCTAATCCATCACACACAACCCAAAAACTTCACCAAATCCACCAACACACTATGCTTGATGGCAGGTTCACGCTTAAGTGAGATTCGTGCCATTTTACCAACTTTATTGGCAAGTTTTGATGCGTTATGCCAGACTCATACGGCACTGACTGCCATTTTGCCACTTGCCAAAGATGAACATCGAGTGATGGTGCGGGCAATCATCAATGAGCAAGCACCTCATTTATCATCACGACTGACGACCTTTACTCCAAGCGACTGGCAAGATTGTAGCGAGTACGACAGTAATTACACCGCCAGTCAGTATGCCATGCAGGTGGCAAAATTAACCATTTTAGCCAGTGGTACAGCAACCCTAGAAGCACTCATGCTAAACACTCCGATGGTGGTCGTGTATAAGGTTAACGCCCTAACCTACGCCATTGCCAAACGCTTGATTAAGACCCCCTATGTTTGCCTGCCCAATATCCTAGCATTTGAACGCACAGGCAAAAGTATCGTGCCAGAGCTAATACAAGGTAACGCCACCGCTCAAAATATCGCTCATGAAGCAAACTGCATTCTTGCCAACTCCAACGAACAAAAAAACAAACTCATCAACACAGTACAACTCATTAAACAAGCCAGTAGCCAAAACTCTGCCGATACGGTACTAAGTTACTACACCAAGAACAACTAAATACACCTAAGCCTAAAAACCATGCAACCTTCAAAAGCACACAGTCAAAACACTCACACATTGCATTGCACAGCCATTAGCCATAAAAATCACAAGCTGACATCCGATACCATCGTCATTGGCATTGATGAAGTTGGTCGTGGTTCGCTATTTGGGCAGATGACGGTAGGGGCGGTGATTTTAGATAATGCGTTGACAGGGGAATTTGGGCAAGTGGATTTATCAAGCACATCAATCATGCTCATTAACGACAGTAAAAAGCTATCAGAAAAAAAGCGAAATTTAGTTGTTGAACCCATAAAAAATACCTGCCAAAGCTATGCCATTATTGACATACCGGCATTTGTTATTGATGAGATTGACATTTATCAAGCCACTTTGCT
Coding sequences:
- a CDS encoding ammonium transporter gives rise to the protein MKKLISQFGLGFAGVLPVVVMASEPMLDTGDTAWVLTATALVLMMTIPGLALFYAGMVRKKNILSTMMHSLGSAAVVSVVWVVIGYSLAFSEDSMNAFIGGLDYVMLHNIRLEELDGSIPKLLMVMFQLTFAIIAMAILAGSLAERIKFGSFMVFAGAWTLLVYVPVCYWVWGGGWLTGDALDFAGGTVVHINAGVGGLVLAYLLGSRRDYGKSNLAPANLTLTLIGTGLIWVGWFGFNGGSALGANGHAVMALITTQVAAAVGAITWLMAEYMKRGKASALGGASGAVAGLVGVTPAAGFVDVFGAMAIGVLTALGCFVMIYYVKKRLGVDDALDAFGLHGIGGVIGAILTGVFVSPTLYPEVANVPLLEQLWLQIEGVIATLMYGAVMTFIIGVIIKKTMGLRVDAEEEYQGLDLAIHGEKIAD
- a CDS encoding P-II family nitrogen regulator, which translates into the protein MKLVIAIIKPFKLDDVREALMAMGIHGMTITEVKGFGRQKGHAEMYRGAEYVVDFLPKLKIEVAVSESLVDDVVSAIAGAANTRKIGDGKIFVQSLDEIVRIRTGEMGEEAL
- the lpxB gene encoding lipid-A-disaccharide synthase codes for the protein MTDTLTIGIVAGEISGDALGADFMQQMNKLHPNICWVGVGGHGMIQMGLKPIIDMERLSVMGLAEVLKHLPDLFRAKKEILRAFDKNQIDIFIGIDAPDFNLRLGKTLKPKGVFCVQMVSPSIWAWRENRIHSIKAATNLVLCLFPFELPVYAKHHHPAVCIGHPLIHHTQPKNFTKSTNTLCLMAGSRLSEIRAILPTLLASFDALCQTHTALTAILPLAKDEHRVMVRAIINEQAPHLSSRLTTFTPSDWQDCSEYDSNYTASQYAMQVAKLTILASGTATLEALMLNTPMVVVYKVNALTYAIAKRLIKTPYVCLPNILAFERTGKSIVPELIQGNATAQNIAHEANCILANSNEQKNKLINTVQLIKQASSQNSADTVLSYYTKNN